The Deltaproteobacteria bacterium region CCGCCCAAGACGCGGTTGAACTCCTCCAGGCGGGTGCATAGCCGTACTCCCTCCTCCTCTTCCACCTCCGCGATGGCACGGGGGGATTCATCTGTTGACCAGCGCTGCCTCACCTCCTGCACAGCGGCCTCCTCACCGACGAGCTCTTCCACTAGCGTCCCCCACCCCTGACAATCGGGACACCTCCCCAACCACTTGGGAGATTGATAACCACACGTTTGACAGATGAAGACCGTTCTCGGCTTGGGCATCTCCCTCACTCCTTGGGGACAAATTTCTCTATGGCCTCTTTAAGTTGCTGGCGGGCCTCAGGAGAGTACCACTGCTCCAGGAACAGCCTTTCCTCTTCCTCCAAGTATGACAAGACCTGGGCCTCTATGGCCCGCACTCGAAGGCGTTTGTCTAACGCAAGGGCATCCAGAGGCATCTCGCCCAAATCCTTGACCTTCTTCACGGCTGCCGATACTACCTCCTCCAGGGGAAAGACCTGGTCTACCATCCCCATCTGGAGGGCCTCCTGGGGGGGATAGAGCTCACCAAAGTAGACCACCTCCCGGGCCTGGCGCTCCCCCAGCAACTGCCGCAGTATACAATCGGCCAAATAGGTAATGGGCACCCCCAGCCTGATCTCGTTAACCCCCATCAGTCTGCGCCCCTCGGCCATGAAGCGATAGTCAATGCAGAGGGCCAAGATACATCCCCCGGCCGTCGCATGTCCTGTAAGGGCGGTGGCCGTGGGCTTAGGAAAGGTGTAGAGGTCCAGACAGAGGAGGTTGTAAGCCCGGAAAAAGGCCGCAAACTCCTGAGGAGGAAGGGGAAAGAGTTCGGGCAGATCGAACCCGATGGAGAAGAACTTGTCGTTGGCGCTGGTAAGCACCAGGCCACACACCTGGGGGTCATCTTTTACCCCCTGCAGGGCCTCGCCCACCTCCTGTAGGACCTGCAGGTTGAGAGCGTTGATGACCCCCCTGTTCAGCTTCAACAGGGCTACCCCATCCTGCTGCTCAAGCTGTATGAACTCCATCCCTCTCCCTTGCTCGGTATCAACGACTGAATCACCTCCCTATTCCACCAAAGAAGTGGGGGTTTGTCAAATATTCATCTCGACACCCGAGCAGAACTATCCCCCTCTTGTTACCACCCCCTTTTGTTGCTACAATGAGGGCGAAACCCATGGGGAATTATAGGGAGGCGAAGATGACAAAAGAGGAGTTTTTCCACGACTGGCTGGTCTCCTATCTCCAGAGGAGGCTGGCGAGGGACTACAAGGAGATCCTGGCGAACTACCAAGGGGAAGAGAGGCATGAATTTAAGGGTCACTATCCCGATCTCATCCTGGCCAATCATGGAATGGTGCTCGCCATTATGGAGGTGGAGACGGAAGGGAGCATCACCCCGAAGAGGGCCGAGCAATGGAAGGAGTTCGCCGGGCTGGGGGTGAAGCTCATCCTCATGGTCCCGGCCCATGCAAGGCCCAAGGTCATGGAGCTGGTATGGCAAAAGGGACTGGCCGACAAGGTGGGGGTGGGAAGCTACGAGATCAATATTAAGATGTAAGGTTCTTTCCCCAAAAAGTTGCTAAAAAAGGGCCCCCTGATAAATATTTCACTTGACCCCTTGAATCCTCTAAATTCCACCAACTACATGGGAGAAGATCCAGATGTATTTACTTATCTTAAGACCTTCTACGCTTCTTTGTGCGAAGCAGACTCCACGTCAGACCACCGTAGAGTACCACACAACCGAATATCAACATGATCCAGGCCCCGGTGCTCATCTACTCCCTCCTTCTTTTCCCCTTGCCCTCATTAAAACAAAGGAGAGGATGACTATCCCCACAACTATCGCCCATCCCCCTATGATGAGGGCCCACATAGGATAACCCTCATATGCCTTCTTGACCTCTCCACAGAAGCTGGTGATGAGTGTGGCACCCAATATTATCGGGGTAACTATCTTAATCATGTAATCCCACCAGACCCCCACTCTGATTTCAGAGACGGAGTTTAGGAACCTCCTGAAGGGCTTCGTACCGAAGACGAACCCAATGACAATCACCTCTGCCAGTCCTATTGCCGGGAGGCCATAGTTGTTTATCCAGTGATCGACGATATCCAACCAATATATTCCCCCCCTGGAGGTGTACAGTAGGCCGATGAGGAAGGCCACAAGACAGATCACAAAGGCAACCCTCTCTCTCCGAACCCCCCACTTGTCGATCATGGCCGTGACATCAGCCTCCACCAAGGAGAACAGGGAGTCCACTGCCAGGGTTAAAAGCATAAGAAAGAAAACGGCCCCAAAGAAGGCAGCGGCAAAAGGTAACTTGGAGATGGCCGTGGGGATGGTGACAAAGGCCAACCCTGGGCCGGCCACGGCCACCTTAGAGATATCAACGCCGGTGACGTGCGCCAGGTAGCCAAGGGTGCTAAAGATGGCAAAGCCGGCGAAGAAGCTGGTACCACAATTGGCGAAACTGGTGATAAAGGCATTATTGGTCACATCGCTATCGTTCGGTAAATAACTAGCGTAGACGATCATGATGCCCATGGCAAGACTCAGGGAAAAGAATATTTGGCCATAGGCCGCCAGCCAGACCTTGGGTTCCAATAGCTTGGAAAAGTCAGGGGCAAGATAAAAGTTGAGACCATCTACTGCCCCCGGCAGGGTTATACCCCTCACGACCAAGATAGCGATTAATATGATAGGGAGGGGGACGGTCGCCATGACCACCTTTGCGACCCGACCAATCCCTTTATAGATGATAAGATATATGACCACCCACGTGATCAATAAGCCTAACAGTATCCCCATGGGGATACCACCGAGCTCGGCTGGTCCCCCTGTCCTCTGTAATACCTTTGTCACAAAGAATCCACCTGCATCCTTCCCCCAGGCCAACGTAAAGGAGTGATAAAGGTAGTTCCAACACCATGCCATGACCACCGCATAATAGGTGATGATCACAAAGGCGGCCAATATGGACCACCATCCAACCCATTCCAGCCCTCTTTTTATCTTAGAAAAGGCCACATGGGGTGCCCCCTGCATCTTTACCCCCAATGCATACTCCAACATCATCAGGGGGATGCCGGCAGTGAGCAGGGCCACAAAATAGGGGATGAGAAAGGCCCCACCCCCATTGGCATAGGCGATGTATGGGAAACGCCAGACGTTCCCGAGCCCAACGGCAGAACCTATCGCCGCCATCAAAAAATAGGGCCTACCCCTCCAGTTCTCCCTTCGCTCAGCCATGGTCGCCCTCCCTCCAGAAAATTGAATAGATGTTTATTAGGTTCTTCTCCAAAAAGTTGCTAAAAAGGGGCAAAGGATTTATCTCATAGGGTTCCAGGGGTCAAGGGGCCCAGGGTTCTAGTGAAAAGAGAAACCACTTGAATCCTTGAACCCTTGAATCCTCTCAATTCTACCAATTAAATAGGAGAAGATAACAATTATCTTTCCTCGATCACTAACCTGAGAGGTTCAGGGTGCTCCCTGCCGAGGAGAGGATAAATCGATCTCCGAAGACCTCCCGCAGCCTCCGCTGTGACTCCCAGCCGGTGCAGTGCATGGGACAGATGACCTGGGGGGAGAACTCCATGAGGTGGTCCAGAGTCTTGGGGAGGGCCTCCGCCATCCCCGGCCCTGTTAGGTGGAACCCCCCTAAGATCCCGTAGACCTTCTCGATCCCCGAAAGCCTCACCCCGTAGAGGACCGAGTTGACGATGCCGGCATGGGCACATCCAGAGACCACTAGAAGGCCCTTCCCCTGCACGTGAAAGTAGAGGGACATGTCGTCCCGCAACTGGTCCTTTAACCTTTTCCCTTCCTCCTCATAATAGGCGCCGGGCAGCCCCCGCTCGAAGTCAGTCACCCGTGGTATCTCCCCGGAGATGAGACATCTTCCCTCCAAGATCGACTCCGGACCCTGGAGGACTTTTACCTTTGCACCGTGGCCCTCCATACGCTCCCTCTCCACCCGGGGGAAGTAAAACCCCTCACCCGAAGGGAGGGATAAGTATCTGCGCTCCAGGAGGGCGTCTCCATGTAGGTAAAGGGCAAAGGGCCCTTTTCTCCGCTCCAGGAGGGCGTATAAAGCCCCTAGATGGTCGTGGTGGCCATGACTGAGGACACCAAAGGGGATGCTATCTGGGTCAACCCCCAGGACCTCCATGTTGTGGATGAGCCCAAATGCGGTGAGGCCGAAGTCCATGATAAACCTCTCCCCGTCGGCATCGATGAGGAGGGAGAGGCCATGCTCTGCTACCGGGTTTTTGGTCATCTGCCCTCCTTTTACCAGGGGTGGCCTCTGCACCCGATCATCAGAGGGGAGCAGGACGTCGATATAATTATCAATAAGGATAGTGATCTTGACCTCTTTTATGGGTTTCAGATCGATCATTTTCAAAACCTCCTAAATAAGGATTTTCTTCAGCATCAGCAGTCTATCTTTGGATAGAACTGATGTCAATTAAATTTGAGGATAGGCAGACCCTCTTTCCCAATAATTAGAAACTAAGGAGTGAAGAATTAGAGAGGTTATTAACGTTGCGCTATGAGCAGCCTTGATCCCTTTCCCCATTTTCTGTTCTCCATTAAGCTTATCAATAACTTTTATAATAGCTTGAAAGGTTAAATCCTGTGCGAGAGAAGATAGTACTGGAACTGATAACACTTGACAGGAATCCCTATGTTGACCATATTATCATACTGAAAAAAAGAAAGAATAAGTGGCAGGATGTCTATTACATCGACCGACTCTTTGACCGTACTGTATCCCCTGTCCTTGATGAGTCAGCCTTCATCTACTGCCAGGTAAACCACACGTAATAAAAAAGGAGAACCCGCATTTTATGCTACTCAAACTTTTTCTCGCATTTACCCTGATTCCAGTCGCCGAAATCTACCTGCTCATCAAAGTCGGCTCCTCCATCGGCGCAGTTAACACGGTGATACTTGTCATAGTCACCGGTTTTGTGGGAGCATACCTGGCCCGTTTGCAGGGTATGCAGACCATGTTCCGGGTTCGTTCCAGTTTGCAGCAGGGGATCATGCCCGCCGAAGAGTTGGTGGATGCCCTGCTCATCTTCGTGGCCGGGGTCGTCCTACTCACGCCAGGTTTTCTCACCGATGCGGCCGGACTGCTCCTTCTTTTTCCCAAGACACGCTACTACTTTAAACGGTTGCTAAATCAGAAACTCGATCAGTGGATCGAAAATCAAGACATCAATGTGACCCGCTATCCGTAACAAGCCCCTCCTCCTATAAAACACTTTCTGCGAAAAAAAGAGCTAACCCTGACAGCACCCCTTTTCCCCCGCAAGATTTTTTTAATGGATAAAAGGAGGGACATCTACCTCTCCTCCCCATCCCCCTTATAAAAGAACCGGTCAAACATACGATGGAAATCGGTCCAGCGCGCTCCTTCCTCGCCCTTCTTCATAAATTCTTTGATCCCGTTGACCTTGGCGTCGAGGTCGTCAAGGTAGTAGAGGATATTGGCCTCCAGGGTCTTGGGCCGCTTGGGTGAGCCCCACTCATACTGTCCGTGGTGGCTGATGATCAGGTGTTTTATCAGCATGGCAAGTTCTGGAGGGAAATCCTCGATCCGGGAGATCTCCTTCTCAACCATGTCCACCCCCATGACGATATGCCCCAACAATCTCCCTTCATCGGTGTAGTCAAAGGCAATGTTGTAAGCGAGTTCGTGGACCTTGCCCACGTCGTGCAGGATCCCCCCGGTAAGCAGCAGATCGTGGTTGATCCCCTCATAGTGCCCCTTGATCTCCTGGATGAGCTTGACAACGGACAGGGTGTGCTCCAGCAACCCTCCGAGATAGGCGTGGTGGAGCCGCTTGGCAGCCGGGGCCCGCTTGAAGAGGGCCGTGAACTCCTCTGCACCCAAAAAGGCCATGACCAATTCCTTGAGGTATGGGTTCTCGATGGCCTTGGCGATCTCGACCAACTCGGCCAGCATCTCCTCAGGGTCCCTGGTGCTCGCAGGCAGGAAATCCTCCAGGAAGACCTCGTCCTCGCCGGACTTTTTGAGGGACTTGATGTTTAACTGGAGTTGCTCATGATAAGAGGTGGCCTGGGCCTTGATCCTGATGAAGTCCTCCCGCTCAAAGAGGTCAGCGAACTCCTCGACCCTGTCCCAGATCCTCCCCTCTATCTCCCCGGTGCGGTCAGCAAGCCGTACCCTGAGATAGGGGGTCCCGGCGCGGGAGGTAATCATCGCCTTCTCCTTGACCCAGAAAACACCCTCTACCTGATCGTTCTCCCTTACCTGGTCAATGAAGGTCCTCTCCATCTCCCCTCCTTCGTAACAGTTTAGCCATTTGAAGAAATGGTTAAATTTCAATGCAAGATGCAGATTTTAAAGTGCAAAATGCAAAATTATTAAAAAATCTCCTTAACTTTGCAATTTACATTTTGCATTTTCCAATTTGCAATGCTGTTAAGCAGTTTAAAGTAAACTGTTAAACAGTTACCCTCCCTCAGGTCTTAAAGTGGTCATGGCCTATCTCCTTAATGGAATATTTCCTCCCATCCTCCCCATAGACCTTTATCCCCTGGGAGGCCTCGACTATCTCCCCAATAGGGGTAATAGGGGTACCTAACTCCTTGGCCAGCTCTCTTACCTCCTCCTCCCGCCCCGGCGGGGAGGTGAACAGCAACTCATAGTCCTCTCCCCCCGTGAGGGCCAACAGGTAGGAATCTGAGCTGTACTCCTCGATCCCCTCCCTGTACTCCTCGGAGAGGGGAAGACGGGAGAGCCATATCTCCCCCCCTACCCTGCTCGCCTCCACTATGTGTCCCAGATCGGCTAAGAGACCATCGCTGATATCGATCATGGAGGTCGCTAGGGCCCGACGGGCGATCTCTCTCCCCTCTTTGATCCGAGGGGTGGGGGTGACGTGTCGTTGAACCGGACCCCCATCCCTTTTTCCCTTTTTCAACATCTTCAGGCCCAAGGCCGCATCCCCCAACGTCCCGGTCACGAAGATCTGATCCCCGGCCTTGGCCCCGTGGCGGTAGAGGATCTGCCCCTCTTCTCCCTCCCCCAAGAGGGTTATGGAGATCAGTAACCCTTCTCCCCTGGAGGTATCCCCACCCACCAGCGATACACCAAATTCCGCCGCCACCTCCATCATCCCCTGATAGAGGGCCTGCACTAAACTCACCTCCTCCTCTGGTGGGATAACCAAGGAAACCAGAAAGGCCCTCGGGACCCCCCCACAGCCCGCTATGTCGCTGAGGTTCACCCCCAGGGCCTTCCTCCCCAGGTGATAGGGGTCGATAAACTCTAACCTGAAGTGTACCTCTTGGAGAAGGATATCGGTAGTGACCAGCAGCAACTTCCCTGAGGAGGATTTGAGGACCGCCACATCATCTCCGATCCCCATCACCACCCCCTCCCCCTTGTCGGCCAACCCCTTGATGACCTTGATGAGGCCGAATTCACCGATCTCTGCGAGCTTCATCACCCCTTTTATGAACCGCCATAGCGGTTACCGCTACCCTTAAGAGATGAAAATCATATCTCCCCTTCTTGAGCCTCACATTGAGGGGAAATCCCCCTCAAACTTCCCCAGCAGTCCCTGAGCTTGTTTCTTTATAGGCTAAACATGTTTGTATCGCTTGAAAGCATGCACCCACATCCCTGACAGATCTATAGACGACCCAAAGAGGCATCCTTTTCGCTCACTTTTTTCAGCCCTCCACCCCCGAATGAGTTTTAGCCCCCTTAAAATTACCGAATTAGATAAAAAACCCCATGCCCTATTTATAACAATATTTTCATCCTTCGCTTTGACTGTCAGGACATGGGGGTTTTTTCTTGAGGCCGAGATAGTGGGCGATGGCCCCAGCAGAGGCCTCCAAAGAGATGGGCCTATTCTGCAACTCCTCCCGTGGTTGGATATCGTATCCATCAGGGAAGGAGTCCTCAAAGTACATCTGCTGAAATCCCGCGAACTTCAACTGATGGGAGGTGGAATCCACCACCACCTTGTGGTTGGATCCCACCAACCCCATCTCTACCCCCTTCTTCAACCCTACGATGGACTCCCCACCTTGGGTGCAGACCACATGGCCATAGCGATTGGCAATAAGCATCCCCTCGATGATCTCCTGCTCTGTCACCTGGAGGGCTGTAAACCTTTCTTTAAAGTGTTCCTCCACCAACCGGGAGACCTTGGGGAAGGAGACCGGGTCTCCGATCATGGCGGCCTGAGCCACACTGGGACTAACCTCCACCGGCCTGTATTCCCCGCTCTGACGCCACAGGACGATGGGGTTGGCGTGTACACTCTGCACCCCTAGGATCAGGGGGAGTTCTTGGATGATACCCAAATTGTAGAGATCGAGGAACCCTTCCATCAAGGCGGTGACATTCCCCGCGTTCCCGATGGGGACCACCACCACAAGATCCTGGGTCTGGAAGTCGAGCTGCTGGGCCACCTCGTAGGAAAAGGACTTTTGGCCCTGGATGCGGATAGGGTTTTTGGAGTTGAGGAGACATACCTCATACTCCTCTGCCAATTGCTCCACAGTCCTCATGCAATCGTCGAAGACTCCTGGGATCTCAATCACCGTGGCCCCGCTCCCCAAGGGCTGGGAGAGTTGGGCTGCGGTTACCTTCCCTTGGGGGAGGAGGACCACCGAGCGCACCACATCTTTAGGAAGATAGCTGAGGTACAGGGCAGCAGCAGCCGAGGTGTCCCCTGTAGAGGCACAGATCCCCAAGAGTTCCTTAATACCCTTGGCCTTAATCATATAGTTGATGAAGCTGATGGCGCTGGCCATACCCCGGTCTTTGAAACTGGCCGAGGGATTGAGGCCATCGTATTTTATTGAGAAATCTGCCCCCACCCAGCGACTCATCTCTTCATTGGCCTTCACTATGGGGGTATGCCCCTCCCCCAGGTAGATAACATCCTCCAAGGGGATAATGGGGAAGATGAGCTCGTGGAAGAGGAAGATCCCCTTGAGCCCATCGACGTTGAGCATCTTACGATGGTCGAAGATCCTCTGCCACAGGGGGCCTGGGATCTCCTTAAGGGCATCGAAGGTGAGGTCGACGA contains the following coding sequences:
- the thrC gene encoding threonine synthase, coding for MKIDDFPMEVKDYLLPSHKAQMAYECIGCEANYSLDRFLYTCPRCGGLLRIVDLTFDALKEIPGPLWQRIFDHRKMLNVDGLKGIFLFHELIFPIIPLEDVIYLGEGHTPIVKANEEMSRWVGADFSIKYDGLNPSASFKDRGMASAISFINYMIKAKGIKELLGICASTGDTSAAAALYLSYLPKDVVRSVVLLPQGKVTAAQLSQPLGSGATVIEIPGVFDDCMRTVEQLAEEYEVCLLNSKNPIRIQGQKSFSYEVAQQLDFQTQDLVVVVPIGNAGNVTALMEGFLDLYNLGIIQELPLILGVQSVHANPIVLWRQSGEYRPVEVSPSVAQAAMIGDPVSFPKVSRLVEEHFKERFTALQVTEQEIIEGMLIANRYGHVVCTQGGESIVGLKKGVEMGLVGSNHKVVVDSTSHQLKFAGFQQMYFEDSFPDGYDIQPREELQNRPISLEASAGAIAHYLGLKKKPPCPDSQSEG
- a CDS encoding MetS family NSS transporter small subunit — protein: MSTGAWIMLIFGCVVLYGGLTWSLLRTKKRRRS
- a CDS encoding HD domain-containing protein, translated to MERTFIDQVRENDQVEGVFWVKEKAMITSRAGTPYLRVRLADRTGEIEGRIWDRVEEFADLFEREDFIRIKAQATSYHEQLQLNIKSLKKSGEDEVFLEDFLPASTRDPEEMLAELVEIAKAIENPYLKELVMAFLGAEEFTALFKRAPAAKRLHHAYLGGLLEHTLSVVKLIQEIKGHYEGINHDLLLTGGILHDVGKVHELAYNIAFDYTDEGRLLGHIVMGVDMVEKEISRIEDFPPELAMLIKHLIISHHGQYEWGSPKRPKTLEANILYYLDDLDAKVNGIKEFMKKGEEGARWTDFHRMFDRFFYKGDGEER
- a CDS encoding MBL fold metallo-hydrolase, whose protein sequence is MIDLKPIKEVKITILIDNYIDVLLPSDDRVQRPPLVKGGQMTKNPVAEHGLSLLIDADGERFIMDFGLTAFGLIHNMEVLGVDPDSIPFGVLSHGHHDHLGALYALLERRKGPFALYLHGDALLERRYLSLPSGEGFYFPRVERERMEGHGAKVKVLQGPESILEGRCLISGEIPRVTDFERGLPGAYYEEEGKRLKDQLRDDMSLYFHVQGKGLLVVSGCAHAGIVNSVLYGVRLSGIEKVYGILGGFHLTGPGMAEALPKTLDHLMEFSPQVICPMHCTGWESQRRLREVFGDRFILSSAGSTLNLSG
- a CDS encoding sodium-dependent transporter translates to MAERRENWRGRPYFLMAAIGSAVGLGNVWRFPYIAYANGGGAFLIPYFVALLTAGIPLMMLEYALGVKMQGAPHVAFSKIKRGLEWVGWWSILAAFVIITYYAVVMAWCWNYLYHSFTLAWGKDAGGFFVTKVLQRTGGPAELGGIPMGILLGLLITWVVIYLIIYKGIGRVAKVVMATVPLPIILIAILVVRGITLPGAVDGLNFYLAPDFSKLLEPKVWLAAYGQIFFSLSLAMGIMIVYASYLPNDSDVTNNAFITSFANCGTSFFAGFAIFSTLGYLAHVTGVDISKVAVAGPGLAFVTIPTAISKLPFAAAFFGAVFFLMLLTLAVDSLFSLVEADVTAMIDKWGVRRERVAFVICLVAFLIGLLYTSRGGIYWLDIVDHWINNYGLPAIGLAEVIVIGFVFGTKPFRRFLNSVSEIRVGVWWDYMIKIVTPIILGATLITSFCGEVKKAYEGYPMWALIIGGWAIVVGIVILSFVLMRARGKEGGSR
- a CDS encoding FxsA family protein, whose amino-acid sequence is MLLKLFLAFTLIPVAEIYLLIKVGSSIGAVNTVILVIVTGFVGAYLARLQGMQTMFRVRSSLQQGIMPAEELVDALLIFVAGVVLLTPGFLTDAAGLLLLFPKTRYYFKRLLNQKLDQWIENQDINVTRYP
- the thiL gene encoding thiamine-phosphate kinase yields the protein MKLAEIGEFGLIKVIKGLADKGEGVVMGIGDDVAVLKSSSGKLLLVTTDILLQEVHFRLEFIDPYHLGRKALGVNLSDIAGCGGVPRAFLVSLVIPPEEEVSLVQALYQGMMEVAAEFGVSLVGGDTSRGEGLLISITLLGEGEEGQILYRHGAKAGDQIFVTGTLGDAALGLKMLKKGKRDGGPVQRHVTPTPRIKEGREIARRALATSMIDISDGLLADLGHIVEASRVGGEIWLSRLPLSEEYREGIEEYSSDSYLLALTGGEDYELLFTSPPGREEEVRELAKELGTPITPIGEIVEASQGIKVYGEDGRKYSIKEIGHDHFKT
- a CDS encoding enoyl-CoA hydratase/isomerase family protein — translated: MEFIQLEQQDGVALLKLNRGVINALNLQVLQEVGEALQGVKDDPQVCGLVLTSANDKFFSIGFDLPELFPLPPQEFAAFFRAYNLLCLDLYTFPKPTATALTGHATAGGCILALCIDYRFMAEGRRLMGVNEIRLGVPITYLADCILRQLLGERQAREVVYFGELYPPQEALQMGMVDQVFPLEEVVSAAVKKVKDLGEMPLDALALDKRLRVRAIEAQVLSYLEEEERLFLEQWYSPEARQQLKEAIEKFVPKE